From a single Botrytis cinerea B05.10 chromosome 4, complete sequence genomic region:
- the Bcsok1 gene encoding Bcsok1 encodes MEHDAGKRQRGNSITTTPERPANNDGRAVPEAQVTERPQESREINSHNPQGYGLQSTNTFTASSSSPPTNPAPRYPFERSTTSSSQEVSDVSKKSTQTVVKPALEPPVTKSTLSELDVNKIVHNPKLRHDINFDPDLHFRPNLDGEKGRKKSQKANDFWDTMRSQLEGFLMSKDREQFEKDLGDAEWCLPATLKAIKGILETLVPQRDRSSVEETFNVDLLMQQFRKGVADLNKLALWLSQLLKCHCAPMRDSWVDEMVVHLSEGNQNGDVAMLVSGMRNLLGVLEAMKLDVANHQIRCLRPLLIEDTVQFEQKFFVRKIAMGRVDIASAHDWFRRASNLPDSLPSDASTRTQGNTWDFMKALVNLTLPSKALEPVPHTFLFDEERLVKLRADMLDLINLEICMFLYHKLDAASKSNEARSVPQDDTPAASSYISSPADEGVLSAPTVPSENDFTAKRKYNHIAQEKGHFSRELSGRQVWVPNLEDEAMDSLSSSPRSSPSTTASTPETSPVTPLYLSIQNSDSTSQVRTSLQALLASSSSQDRWAVLSSNIALQILRSTPTPMARLPVFESHLQFHLSNSQSRLYQEAETYIISKLFPELQKLVESYTPLTSLQIFDAATSPKPTNGLLPLNTQASGQREEISDIATRIAHIGILHWRVWAPLAYLVNPDAEDEADVNMIQDADLPVVES; translated from the exons ATGGAGCACGATGCAGGGAAGAGACAGCGTGGGAATAGCATCACCACTACCCCCGAGAGACCTGCGAATAATGATGGAAGAGCCGTGCCCGAGGCTCAGGTAACGGAGAGACCGCAAGAATCCAGGGAGATTAATAGCCACAACCCTCAGGGATATGGTTTACAATCGACCAATACATTCACAGCTAGCAGTAGCTCACCACCCACAAATCCGGCCCCCAGATATCCGTTTGAACGATCTACGACCTCATCTAGCCAAGAAGTTTCCGATGTGTCAAAGAAAAGTACACAGACCGTGGTCAAGCCAGCACTAGAACCCCCCGTCACCAAATCAACATTAAGTGAACTCGATGTGAATAAGATCGTACACAATCCCAAACTCCGACACGACATCAACTTCGACCCGGATTTACACTTTAGACCCAATCTGGATGGAGAAAAGGGACGTAAGAAGAGCCAGAAGGCCAACGACTTCTGGGACACGATGCGGTCACAACTGGAAGGCTTTTTGATGAGTAAAGACCGTGAGcaatttgagaaagatttaGGAGATGCCGAGTGGTGCTTGCCAGCCACGCTTAAAGCCATCAAAGGCATTTTAGAAACATTAGTCCCACAGCGAGACCGGTCATCGGTCGAGGAGACCTTTAACGTCGATCTGTTAATGCAGCAATTTCGAAAAGGTGTCGCCGATCTGAATAAACTTGCGTTGTGGCTATCGCAACTTTTGAAGTGTCATTGTGCGCCAATGCGAGATAGTTGGGTTGATGAGATGGTCGTTCACTTGAGTGAGGGTAACCAAAACGGAGATGTAGCAATGTTGGTCTCCGGAATGCGAAATCTACTGGGTGTCTTGGAAGCTATGAAGCTT GATGTTGCAAATCATCAGATCAGGTGTTTGCGCCCGCTGCTCATCGAAGACACTGTCCAATTTGAGCAAAAATTCTTTGTGAGAAAAATTGCAATGGGTAGAGTAGACATCGCTTCGGCCCATGATTGGTTCAGAAGGGCATCAAACTTGCCAGATAGTCTTCCCTCGGACGCATCAACACGAACTCAGGGAAACACGTGGGACTTCATGAAAGCACTTGTAAATTTAACACTGCCATCGAAAGCACTAGAGCCTGTCCCTCACACCTTCCTATTCGATGAGGAGCGCCTTGTCAAACTTCGTGCGGATATGCTCGATCTAATCAACCTCGAGATCTGTATGTTCCTCTATCACAAACTCGATGCGGCATCCAAATCGAACGAGGCCCGATCTGTCCCGCAGGATGATACACCCGCTGCTTCCTCTTACATCTCTTCTCCTGCAGATGAAGGGGTACTTTCGGCGCCCACTGTGCCCTCAGAGAACGACTTTACAGCCAAACGGAAGTATAATCATATCGCACAGGAAAAAGGTCATTTCTCGAGAGAACTTTCAGGTCGACAAGTATGGGTACCAAATCTAGAAGACGAAGCCATGGACTCCCTGTCATCCAGCCCAagatcatctccatcaacaACTGCATCTACGCCCGAGACCTCTCCTGTAACACCACTTTACCTGTCTATTCAGAATTCCGACTCTACATCACAAGTGCGCACCTCTCTACAAGCACTccttgcttcttcttcgtcacaAGATAGGTGGGCGGTGTTATCCTCAAACATTGCTTTACAAATCCTTCGCTCAACACCAACACCTATGGCGCGCCTTCCAGTATTCGAAtcacatcttcaatttcatctctcaaattctcaatccAGGCTCTACCAGGAAGCAGAAACGTACATAATCTCGAAACTTTTCCCCGAATTACAAAAGCTTGTCGAGTCGTATACTCCTTTAACGAGTCTCCAAATATTTGATGCGGCCACATCACCAAAGCCTACGAATGGACTTTTACCCCTCAATACCCAAGCAAGTGGACAGAGGGAGGAAATTTCAGATATCGCAACCAGAATTGCCCATATTGGTATTCTACACTGGCGGGTCTGGGCACCATTAGCATATCTTGTTAATCCTGATGCTGAGGATGAAGCAGACGTCAACATGATTCAAGATGCCGATTTGCCGGTGGTCGAGTCTTGA